A stretch of the Chlorobiota bacterium genome encodes the following:
- the rpsA gene encoding 30S ribosomal protein S1: MQETNLKGRALKYLVHSGYTPEEYLELMKIYEQNVTLVNQNDVVKGRVVSVADGNVTVDIGYKSEATIPRSEFLSMPDIKAGDEVEVMVEATEDNDGKLKLNRRKVDFLQVWEKVLKLHETQEVVKVTLTRRTKGGLVANLLGIDAFLPGSQVDVRPVRDFDALVGRELDVRVVKINHPNENVVVSHKVLLEEELATQREEMLTKLEKGMVLKGIVKAIADFGIFVDLGGVDGLVHITDLSWGRVNHPSEVVQLDQEIQVVVIEYDKETKRISLGIKQLIAHPWDDIDSKITIGQKVNGKIVSLTDYGAFIEIEKGIEGLIHISEMSWTQHVKHPSQMFNMGQEVECVVLAIDKIEKKISLGIKQLEADPWEILLQKYPIGSIQKAVVKNLANFGVFAELETGVEGLVHISDLSWTKKLRHPGEVVAKGDELEVLILGVDSVQRRIALGHKQVTPNPWEDCVDDFKIGTDMKGTITRIIDKGVVVEIKHGVEGYVPNSQLAFAPVRNVSQFFRIGDILPLKIIEFDAEQRKIILSAVDALRSLPEDEQAAYFVEHPVPQSDSNAKSDILVDLGDAAAPLESEFAFGDLADFKPNYSDSDINTSLKTDDFIETNVINDVPILNEINEAPSVEEISTTLNKEEVIVESQAVVQEVVNSTESEVEVESNTIVAEDSSNNEKNPDIEG; encoded by the coding sequence ATGCAGGAAACTAATTTAAAAGGCAGAGCACTCAAGTATTTAGTTCATAGTGGTTATACTCCAGAAGAGTATCTTGAGTTAATGAAAATTTACGAACAAAATGTTACTTTAGTTAATCAAAATGATGTAGTTAAAGGGCGTGTTGTATCTGTGGCTGATGGAAATGTAACTGTTGATATTGGTTATAAATCTGAGGCTACAATACCAAGAAGTGAATTTTTAAGTATGCCTGATATTAAAGCAGGTGATGAAGTTGAGGTTATGGTTGAAGCAACTGAAGATAACGATGGAAAATTAAAATTAAATCGTAGAAAAGTTGACTTTCTTCAAGTTTGGGAAAAAGTTCTTAAATTACACGAAACTCAAGAAGTTGTTAAAGTTACTCTTACTCGAAGAACTAAAGGTGGTTTAGTAGCAAATTTACTAGGTATTGATGCATTTTTACCAGGTTCACAAGTTGATGTTCGTCCTGTAAGAGATTTTGATGCATTGGTTGGGCGTGAGTTAGATGTTAGAGTTGTTAAGATAAATCATCCAAATGAGAATGTTGTAGTATCTCATAAAGTATTGCTTGAAGAAGAATTGGCAACACAAAGAGAGGAAATGCTTACAAAACTTGAGAAGGGAATGGTGTTGAAAGGTATTGTAAAGGCAATTGCTGATTTTGGTATATTCGTTGATTTAGGTGGTGTTGATGGATTAGTACACATAACAGATTTATCATGGGGACGTGTTAACCATCCATCAGAAGTAGTTCAATTAGATCAAGAGATTCAAGTAGTTGTTATTGAGTACGATAAAGAAACTAAACGTATATCTTTAGGTATCAAACAATTAATTGCTCATCCATGGGATGATATTGATTCTAAAATTACTATAGGACAAAAAGTAAATGGAAAAATTGTTTCATTAACAGATTATGGTGCTTTCATTGAAATAGAGAAAGGAATAGAAGGTCTGATTCATATTTCAGAAATGTCATGGACACAACATGTAAAGCATCCATCACAAATGTTTAATATGGGTCAAGAAGTAGAATGTGTTGTTTTAGCAATAGATAAAATAGAAAAGAAAATATCTTTAGGAATAAAACAACTTGAAGCAGATCCTTGGGAAATTTTATTACAAAAATATCCTATAGGTTCAATTCAAAAAGCAGTTGTTAAAAATCTAGCTAACTTTGGAGTATTTGCAGAACTTGAAACAGGAGTTGAAGGATTAGTTCATATTTCTGATTTAAGCTGGACAAAGAAACTTCGTCATCCAGGTGAAGTTGTAGCAAAAGGAGATGAATTAGAAGTTCTTATTTTAGGTGTAGATTCTGTTCAAAGAAGAATTGCTTTAGGTCATAAACAAGTTACACCAAATCCTTGGGAAGATTGTGTTGATGATTTTAAAATTGGAACAGATATGAAAGGAACTATTACAAGAATTATAGATAAAGGTGTAGTAGTTGAAATTAAACATGGAGTTGAAGGATATGTTCCAAATTCTCAATTAGCATTTGCTCCTGTTAGAAATGTCTCTCAATTCTTTAGAATTGGGGATATTCTTCCTTTAAAAATCATAGAGTTTGATGCTGAACAAAGAAAGATTATTTTATCAGCTGTTGATGCCTTAAGAAGTTTACCTGAAGACGAACAAGCTGCTTATTTTGTTGAACATCCAGTTCCTCAATCAGATTCAAATGCAAAAAGTGATATCCTTGTTGATTTAGGTGATGCTGCTGCCCCTTTAGAAAGTGAATTTGCTTTTGGTGATTTAGCTGATTTTAAACCAAACTATTCAGATTCTGATATTAATACTTCATTAAAAACTGATGATTTTATTGAAACAAATGTTATTAATGATGTGCCAATATTAAATGAAATTAATGAAGCTCCAAGTGTTGAAGAAATTTCTACTACTCTTAATAAAGAAGAAGTTATCGTAGAATCTCAGGCAGTTGTTCAAGAAGTTGTTAATTCAACTGAATCTGAAGTTGAAGTTGAATCAAATACAATTGTTGCTGAAGATTCTTCTAACAATGAAAAAAATCCTGATATAGAAGGATAA
- a CDS encoding superoxide dismutase translates to MQLQKEVFKLQTNILLKQMKKSRRDFLSKTGVATIIGTSILHKNATALLDTPQGNSPQGNTNQTSGKTTKHELPALPYAYNALEPFIDETTMKLHHDKHHQAYVDGLNKAEGELAKARVNNDFSMIQHWSKQSAFHGGGHFLHSLFWRIMAASNNGGGGKPNGVLLDKIIEDFGSFEIFQKQFNSAATTVEGGGWAILHYRKQDNRLIILQAENQHKFSQWGTTPILAIDVWEHAYYLKYQNKRTDYVNSWWNVVNWNEVSKNFIELTK, encoded by the coding sequence ATGCAGTTGCAGAAAGAAGTTTTCAAATTACAAACTAATATATTACTTAAACAAATGAAAAAATCAAGAAGAGATTTTTTATCTAAAACTGGAGTAGCAACAATTATTGGTACATCAATTTTACATAAAAATGCTACAGCTTTATTAGATACACCTCAAGGTAATTCCCCTCAAGGCAATACAAATCAAACATCTGGTAAAACTACTAAACATGAATTACCAGCTTTGCCTTATGCTTATAATGCATTAGAACCATTTATTGATGAGACTACCATGAAATTACATCATGACAAACATCATCAAGCATATGTAGATGGCTTAAATAAAGCAGAAGGTGAGTTAGCAAAAGCAAGAGTAAATAATGATTTCTCAATGATTCAACATTGGTCAAAACAATCAGCTTTTCATGGTGGTGGACATTTTTTGCATTCTCTTTTTTGGAGAATAATGGCAGCTTCAAATAATGGTGGTGGTGGAAAACCTAATGGTGTTTTGTTGGATAAAATTATTGAGGATTTTGGTTCATTTGAAATTTTTCAAAAACAATTCAATTCTGCTGCAACAACTGTTGAAGGTGGTGGTTGGGCAATATTACATTACAGAAAACAAGATAACAGATTAATAATTCTTCAAGCAGAAAATCAACATAAATTTTCACAATGGGGTACAACTCCTATTTTGGCAATTGATGTTTGGGAACATGCTTATTATTTAAAATATCAGAATAAAAGAACTGATTACGTTAACAGTTGGTGGAATGTGGTAAATTGGAATGAAGTATCAAAGAATTTTATTGAATTGACAAAGTAA
- a CDS encoding T9SS type A sorting domain-containing protein — translation MRKLLLIAVIGLISTRVFAQVEYYQMPFLNAGTNPGGLNNESENPYSAQTPIAGWTVVLDGANGDPVWSPEQTLPISFKFNGEVVNKYKVSSNGVVTFSTSTTVAPPVENTTLPSASIPDKSVCVWGISQSREAVSGTTTYASTILKRTFGSSPRRQHWVYFNFFTDDNIPEGWTYWAIVFEETTNKIYIVDVKTLCVTGGALCSENCQITAGVQFDSKRALMVDGSPKLGSRANKTNDFTPGDNSYWMFAPGVQPDYDMSGISVKMKPVLFVTDKETPVIGYFRNLGAKPVTEVELSYAIDGGAPISKIIGGLNIAPMEFATLTHPTNFAITGSGSKDIEVWVSKINGSSDGNPGDDKASLTLNIKEMPPERKILHEVFTSSTCPPCNPGNANLKNVLNDHSDREFTVVKYQQDFPGTGDPYCTSETVARRNYYKVNAIPNMQVNGGWNGNAQSYTEDLFQQFSEGENTLKLNANFSMVGNKVHVDVDMTPLQDLTGTHTLQVLICEKLTTKNVKTNGEVEFEDVVKKMLPDQNGTAFTGLTKGTKVTKSFDYEFKGSYRLSKDGASANRIKLATEHSVENFENLEVVAFLQNKTTNEVIQSNWGVKVPPAGINDNTVENQFNLFPNPVTDALNIEFYSNTNKRAEFSMFNVNGEKVSEGLLNTNVGPNKANISTDGFSSGNYTISLKVGDKTFTKQIVVVK, via the coding sequence ATGAGAAAATTATTATTGATTGCCGTAATTGGGCTTATCAGTACTAGAGTTTTTGCTCAAGTAGAATACTATCAAATGCCTTTCTTGAATGCAGGAACGAATCCTGGAGGATTGAACAATGAATCAGAAAATCCTTATTCAGCACAAACACCAATAGCTGGTTGGACTGTTGTTCTTGATGGTGCAAATGGGGATCCTGTTTGGAGTCCTGAACAAACATTACCAATCTCATTTAAGTTTAACGGTGAAGTTGTAAATAAATACAAAGTATCATCTAATGGAGTTGTTACTTTTTCTACATCAACAACAGTTGCACCACCAGTTGAAAACACAACATTACCATCAGCATCTATTCCAGATAAATCTGTTTGTGTTTGGGGTATTTCTCAATCAAGAGAAGCAGTAAGTGGAACAACAACTTACGCTAGTACAATTCTTAAAAGAACATTTGGATCAAGCCCAAGAAGACAGCATTGGGTTTATTTTAATTTCTTTACAGATGATAATATACCTGAGGGTTGGACATATTGGGCAATTGTATTTGAAGAAACAACTAATAAAATATACATTGTTGATGTTAAAACATTATGTGTTACTGGAGGAGCACTTTGTTCAGAAAATTGTCAAATCACTGCCGGAGTTCAATTTGATTCTAAAAGAGCATTAATGGTTGATGGTTCACCAAAATTAGGCTCAAGAGCAAATAAAACAAATGACTTTACTCCTGGTGATAACTCTTATTGGATGTTTGCTCCTGGAGTTCAACCAGATTATGATATGTCAGGTATTAGTGTTAAAATGAAACCAGTTCTTTTTGTTACAGATAAAGAAACACCTGTAATTGGATATTTCCGCAACCTTGGAGCAAAGCCTGTGACTGAAGTTGAATTAAGTTATGCAATTGATGGCGGTGCACCTATTTCTAAAATAATCGGTGGATTAAATATTGCACCAATGGAATTTGCAACTTTAACTCATCCAACTAATTTTGCAATTACTGGATCTGGCTCTAAAGATATAGAAGTTTGGGTATCAAAAATAAATGGAAGTAGTGATGGCAATCCAGGTGATGACAAAGCAAGCCTTACATTGAATATTAAAGAAATGCCTCCTGAAAGAAAAATTTTACACGAAGTGTTTACTTCTTCAACTTGTCCTCCTTGTAATCCCGGTAACGCAAATTTAAAAAACGTTTTAAATGATCATAGCGATAGAGAATTTACTGTTGTTAAATATCAACAAGATTTTCCAGGAACTGGAGACCCTTACTGTACAAGTGAAACTGTTGCTCGTAGAAATTACTATAAGGTAAATGCTATCCCAAATATGCAAGTAAATGGTGGATGGAATGGTAATGCCCAATCTTATACTGAAGATCTTTTTCAACAATTTTCAGAAGGAGAAAATACATTAAAATTAAATGCAAATTTTTCAATGGTTGGAAATAAAGTTCATGTTGACGTTGATATGACTCCATTACAAGATTTAACAGGAACTCATACATTGCAAGTTTTAATTTGCGAAAAATTAACAACAAAAAATGTTAAAACAAATGGTGAAGTTGAATTTGAAGATGTAGTAAAGAAAATGTTACCAGATCAAAATGGAACTGCATTTACTGGATTAACAAAAGGTACAAAAGTTACTAAGAGTTTTGATTATGAATTTAAAGGTAGCTATAGATTATCAAAAGATGGAGCTTCAGCTAATAGAATTAAATTAGCTACTGAACATTCAGTAGAAAATTTTGAAAACTTAGAAGTTGTTGCATTCTTACAAAACAAAACTACCAATGAAGTAATCCAATCAAATTGGGGTGTTAAGGTTCCACCTGCTGGTATAAATGATAATACAGTTGAAAATCAATTTAATTTATTCCCAAATCCAGTTACTGATGCATTGAATATTGAATTTTATTCTAATACTAACAAAAGAGCAGAGTTTTCCATGTTTAATGTAAATGGAGAGAAAGTTTCAGAAGGATTGTTAAATACAAATGTAGGTCCTAATAAAGCAAATATATCAACTGATGGATTTTCAAGTGGGAATTACACAATTAGTTTAAAAGTTGGTGATAAAACATTTACAAAACAAATAGTTGTGGTAAAATAA
- a CDS encoding fumarylacetoacetate hydrolase family protein, which translates to MNNTIYCLGKNYPLHAKEMGSNLPSTPVVFIKPSTSYNITNKISIPEISNDMHYEVELVCRISKDAENISEKEALDFIDAFAIGIDFTLRDIQNNAKKEGNPWSISKGFFGSASVGSFIDKIDIQDYNNLKISLKLNGELKQFGYTKNMIFKIPFIVSYLSNIFTLKSGDLIFTGTPEGVGKVDIGDVLECSIVDYVKSNLIVNVV; encoded by the coding sequence ATGAATAATACAATTTATTGTTTAGGTAAAAATTATCCACTTCATGCAAAAGAAATGGGTTCTAATTTACCATCAACTCCTGTAGTTTTTATCAAGCCATCAACTAGTTATAACATTACAAATAAAATTTCTATTCCTGAAATTTCAAATGATATGCATTATGAAGTTGAATTGGTTTGTAGGATTTCAAAAGATGCTGAAAACATTTCTGAAAAAGAGGCTTTAGATTTTATTGATGCTTTTGCTATAGGAATTGATTTTACATTAAGAGATATTCAGAATAATGCTAAAAAAGAGGGTAACCCTTGGTCAATTTCTAAAGGATTTTTTGGGTCAGCTTCTGTTGGGAGTTTTATTGATAAAATTGATATTCAAGATTACAATAACCTAAAGATTTCACTAAAATTGAATGGTGAATTAAAACAATTTGGTTATACAAAAAACATGATTTTTAAAATCCCATTTATAGTATCATATTTATCTAATATTTTTACTTTAAAATCTGGTGATCTAATTTTTACAGGCACTCCTGAAGGTGTTGGGAAAGTTGATATTGGTGATGTTCTTGAATGCTCTATTGTTGATTATGTAAAAAGTAATTTAATAGTAAATGTTGTATAA
- a CDS encoding DUF2071 domain-containing protein has protein sequence MLNNDSESLLNIRLKKSKNSFLDIDTTLHNFALINYSLPIERLLKIVPQDKFDIQEFNINGKLMAMLSVVPFYDYNFHFKNFFPFFKFCFGQTNYRVYVIDKVTKEPCVWFFGTTLASYLVFIAKFLWKIPWYYASYKINCEYDFSLNKYKNFYYKIKSDWCSADIEIEDTGVPIRLEEGFISLIDQELILTHPVKGYYYRSNGVMGTYSVWHEKIVSTIGKPINLYFSMFEKLGILTQQEMQNPHSIFICPQTKFEVLLPPKIA, from the coding sequence ATGTTAAACAATGATTCAGAATCTTTATTAAATATTAGATTGAAAAAATCTAAAAACTCGTTTTTAGATATTGATACTACTTTACATAATTTTGCATTAATAAATTACTCATTACCAATAGAAAGACTCTTAAAAATTGTTCCTCAAGATAAATTCGATATTCAAGAATTTAACATTAATGGAAAGTTAATGGCTATGTTAAGTGTTGTACCTTTTTATGATTATAATTTTCATTTTAAAAACTTCTTCCCATTTTTTAAGTTTTGTTTTGGACAAACAAATTATAGAGTTTATGTTATTGATAAAGTTACAAAAGAACCATGTGTTTGGTTTTTTGGTACTACATTAGCTTCATATTTAGTTTTCATAGCAAAATTTCTTTGGAAAATTCCTTGGTATTATGCTAGTTATAAGATAAATTGCGAGTACGATTTTTCATTAAATAAATACAAAAATTTTTATTATAAAATTAAATCTGATTGGTGTAGTGCTGATATAGAAATAGAAGACACAGGTGTACCAATAAGACTTGAAGAGGGATTCATTTCTTTAATAGATCAAGAACTAATTTTAACACATCCAGTAAAAGGATACTATTATAGAAGTAATGGTGTTATGGGTACATATTCAGTTTGGCACGAAAAAATTGTTTCTACTATTGGTAAGCCAATAAATTTATATTTTTCAATGTTTGAGAAATTAGGTATTCTAACTCAACAAGAAATGCAAAACCCACATTCAATTTTTATTTGTCCTCAAACAAAATTTGAAGTTTTATTGCCACCTAAAATTGCTTGA
- a CDS encoding TlpA family protein disulfide reductase, with translation MNNFTSAQNSSTLTKLLTNVSGGQKSIASIASGKVTIVSFWATWCEPCKKEQEAMNNLYSKLTEKSVEYIAVSIDNTKTMAKVAPYVKSKGYTFPVLIDSNSDIFKALNGDNVPYTVIFNKRGSIVEKHEGYLKGDEKKIFDKVMSLVK, from the coding sequence ATGAATAATTTTACTTCTGCTCAAAATTCTTCAACTTTAACAAAGTTGCTAACAAATGTTTCAGGAGGTCAAAAATCAATAGCATCAATTGCAAGTGGTAAAGTTACTATAGTCAGTTTTTGGGCTACTTGGTGTGAACCTTGCAAAAAAGAACAAGAAGCTATGAATAATCTTTATAGCAAATTAACAGAGAAAAGTGTTGAATATATTGCTGTTTCAATTGATAATACTAAAACTATGGCAAAGGTAGCACCATATGTTAAATCAAAAGGTTATACTTTTCCAGTACTTATAGATAGTAATTCAGATATTTTCAAAGCATTGAATGGTGATAATGTTCCTTACACTGTTATCTTTAACAAAAGAGGTTCAATTGTTGAAAAACATGAAGGATATTTGAAAGGAGATGAAAAAAAGATTTTTGATAAAGTTATGTCTTTAGTTAAATAA
- a CDS encoding class I SAM-dependent methyltransferase encodes MNTFKEIVYSDNKYSDVVKYLWNYMYGLSCNYVIPFLLDKGVKIKNSDIIEIGCAEGGNLCAMFEYGAGRLVGTDIAEDRLEYARELSNTCGIKTIEYTNHDVITNEPTEEWIGKFDIALLRDVIEHLDDEKQALVNIKKMLKPGGILYVTFPPYYSPFGGHQQLLLNKISKIPFVHLLPKFIFNKLIKDGRAADVIEVQRIKEIRMTTSKFRKASLDSGYRILDEKLFFLRPVFKMKFGLPALSANILKPVPFIRDVFAMEAGYLLVND; translated from the coding sequence TTGAATACCTTTAAAGAAATAGTATATAGTGATAATAAATACTCAGATGTAGTAAAGTATCTTTGGAATTATATGTATGGATTATCTTGTAATTATGTAATTCCATTTTTGCTTGATAAAGGTGTGAAAATTAAAAATTCTGATATTATTGAAATAGGCTGTGCAGAAGGTGGTAATCTTTGTGCTATGTTTGAATATGGAGCAGGAAGATTGGTTGGAACTGATATTGCTGAAGATAGATTGGAGTATGCACGTGAATTATCGAATACATGTGGTATTAAAACTATTGAATATACTAATCATGATGTAATAACAAATGAACCAACTGAAGAATGGATAGGTAAATTTGATATTGCATTGTTAAGAGATGTTATTGAACATCTTGATGATGAAAAACAAGCATTAGTAAATATAAAAAAAATGTTAAAACCTGGAGGTATTCTATATGTTACTTTCCCACCATATTATTCACCTTTTGGAGGTCATCAGCAGTTGTTATTAAATAAAATATCTAAAATTCCATTTGTTCATTTACTACCAAAATTTATTTTTAATAAATTGATTAAAGATGGAAGAGCAGCTGATGTAATTGAAGTTCAAAGGATTAAAGAAATTAGAATGACTACTTCAAAATTCAGAAAAGCAAGCCTTGATTCTGGATACAGAATTCTTGATGAGAAGTTATTTTTCCTAAGACCAGTTTTTAAAATGAAATTTGGTTTACCTGCTCTAAGTGCTAATATATTAAAACCAGTTCCTTTTATAAGAGATGTTTTTGCTATGGAAGCAGGTTATCTGTTAGTTAACGACTGA
- the lipB gene encoding lipoyl(octanoyl) transferase LipB: protein MNFRWLGRINYGEAYDLQKLTFQNVLDEKEDNTFFLCEHPDVITIGRNSKNDNNLLKSREQLKLDGYEVFDVDRGGDVTYHGIGQLVGYPIIRLKDYKEDLGWYLRSLEELIILTIKEFGVNGVRSEVNTGVWVNSIDNIQRKLCAIGIKSSRWTTMHGFALNVTTELNRFNPIVPCGIKEFGVTSIENETNKVFSLQQISDVCFDMWNDVFSIS, encoded by the coding sequence ATGAACTTCAGATGGTTAGGTAGAATTAATTATGGAGAAGCATATGATTTGCAAAAATTGACTTTTCAAAATGTTTTAGATGAAAAAGAAGATAATACTTTTTTTTTGTGTGAGCACCCTGATGTAATTACAATTGGTAGAAATTCTAAAAATGACAATAACTTATTAAAATCTAGGGAACAATTAAAATTAGATGGTTATGAAGTATTTGATGTAGATAGAGGAGGAGATGTAACTTATCATGGTATTGGTCAATTAGTTGGATACCCTATTATTAGGCTAAAAGATTATAAAGAAGATTTAGGCTGGTACTTAAGGTCTCTTGAAGAATTAATAATCCTCACAATCAAAGAATTTGGAGTTAATGGAGTTAGAAGTGAAGTTAATACAGGAGTTTGGGTAAATTCAATAGATAATATTCAGAGAAAATTATGTGCAATAGGTATAAAATCGTCTAGATGGACAACCATGCATGGGTTTGCTTTAAATGTTACTACAGAATTGAATAGATTTAATCCAATTGTACCATGTGGTATTAAAGAATTTGGAGTAACATCTATTGAAAATGAAACTAATAAAGTGTTTTCATTACAACAAATTTCAGATGTTTGTTTTGATATGTGGAATGATGTTTTTAGTATAAGCTAA